Proteins encoded by one window of Hyla sarda isolate aHylSar1 chromosome 13, aHylSar1.hap1, whole genome shotgun sequence:
- the BLCAP gene encoding LOW QUALITY PROTEIN: bladder cancer-associated protein (The sequence of the model RefSeq protein was modified relative to this genomic sequence to represent the inferred CDS: inserted 1 base in 1 codon): MYCLQWLLPVLLIPKPLNPALWFNHSMFMGFYLLSFLLERKPCTICALVFLGXLFLICYSCWGNCFLYHCSGGQLPESAHDPAVVGT; encoded by the exons ATGTACTGTTTACAATGGCTGCTCCCGGTGCTCCTCATCCCGAAGCCTCTGAACCCGGCCCTCTGGTTCAATCACTCCATGTTCATGGGCTTCTACCTCCTGAGCTTCTTACTGGAGAGGAAGCCGTGCACCATCTGCGCCTTGGTCTTCTTGG GCCTCTTCCTTATCTGCTACAGTTGTTGGGGCAACTGCTTCCTGTATCACTGCAGCGGGGGGCAGCTCCCAGAATCGGCCCATGACCCGGCCGTGGTGGGCACCTAG